The segment ACCAAATGATCTCGCAGCACACCGATCGGAGAGGCGCATGGGGGACATATGGACCCTCCTGCTGGGCGGCAGGGACATCAGGGGCGGGAAGAACGAGACGCCCGCCAAGCTCATGACGGTCTTCCGTGAGGAAGACAAGTACCAGCACCTCGAATGGGCTCGGCGCATCGACGAGGCCAACGCGCGTGGTGAGGCAGCGTGGGACGAGCTCGATGATTTCGAGGGCTTCGACCATCGTGAGCTCTTCGGTTACCGGACCACAGTCGAGACGATCATGACTCGCCTCAAGCTGATGGGCTTCGATCCCGATCGATGCAGCCAAGAGATGATCAAGGATCTCGAAGGCGTCAACGAGGATGACATGGAGGACGGTCTACTGGTTCTCAGCAGCCGTCCCACACGCGACGGGAAGCAGGAGATCTGCCATCGGATCTCTGCCGCCGAGGTCCTTGCCACGGGGATCGCGGCCTATCTCAAGCGAGCGGAGGCCTTCGGGAACTGGAAAGTGGGGGACGATCACCCAGAGCTGGCCGAGCTGGAAGAAATTTGTGTTTCGCAGCTGGACTTCTTCTTTGACGACCTCGCAGTCGATCCGAGGCTCTTCCTTGCCCTGATCCTTAGTTCCCAAGCTCCGGAAGAGGTCCTACAACTTGACCTGAGTGACCTGCTTATCGCTGGCTACTTCGAGAGCAGTGAGGCAGTCTCGACCGAGGCCCTCCAGCAGCTGCGAGATGAGATGGCGAGTAGTGGACCTGTCATCGTCATCACCGAGGGGAAGTACGACTCCCGTGTCCTAGGCCGGGCGCTACGTATCGTCAGGCCCGACATCGCCGGCTACTTCGCCTTCTGGAACCTTGAGGAAACCAAGGCTGCGGGCGGGACGGATCGGGTGGTCGCCAACCTCAGGAGCTTCGCAGCCGCAGGTGTGATGAACCGTGTCATCGCCCTCGTCGACAACGATGCCGCTGGACTGGCTGCACTGAAGTCCTTGGCCAACCCGGCTCTTCCCAAGAACTACATCGCTCGCAATCTGCCCGATCTGGACTACGCGCGCGCTTATCCAACCCACGGACCTTCGGGCCCAAGCCAGGACGACGTCAACGGCCGGGCTTGCTCCGTCG is part of the Streptomyces platensis genome and harbors:
- a CDS encoding HEPN/Toprim-associated domain-containing protein, which translates into the protein MGDIWTLLLGGRDIRGGKNETPAKLMTVFREEDKYQHLEWARRIDEANARGEAAWDELDDFEGFDHRELFGYRTTVETIMTRLKLMGFDPDRCSQEMIKDLEGVNEDDMEDGLLVLSSRPTRDGKQEICHRISAAEVLATGIAAYLKRAEAFGNWKVGDDHPELAELEEICVSQLDFFFDDLAVDPRLFLALILSSQAPEEVLQLDLSDLLIAGYFESSEAVSTEALQQLRDEMASSGPVIVITEGKYDSRVLGRALRIVRPDIAGYFAFWNLEETKAAGGTDRVVANLRSFAAAGVMNRVIALVDNDAAGLAALKSLANPALPKNYIARNLPDLDYARAYPTHGPSGPSQDDVNGRACSVEFYFGLDCLIGPDGNPVPIQWTSLNRSVNTWQGELQNKRYVEERIDALLDAAEAGQVPLDERWDPLREIAQILIDAAQSR